From the genome of Oncorhynchus gorbuscha isolate QuinsamMale2020 ecotype Even-year unplaced genomic scaffold, OgorEven_v1.0 Un_scaffold_12378, whole genome shotgun sequence:
GATGGGGTCATGGAGAAAGGGACTATGGGTAGAAGTGAGGTGGGGGAGGGTTAATATAAAGATGGGGTCATGGAGAAAGGGACTATGGGTAGAAACTGGAGCAGGATGAAGTTTAACATTTTCCACAAATGGTTAACGTCAGGATTGGAGAGGGGAATCTGATCCTAGAGCTGACTCTTTGTAAATACTGGCCCGGTGCAGGTTTTCAATGGGTCAGGCTAATGCTAGCGATACTAGCCCAATTAACGCTAGGAAGTTAGCATCTTCACAGCATGTTTTCAATAAGACAAGCTAACGCTAGTAAAGGGTGTAGCTAGGTCTGAAAAGGTCAAAAGTCTAAAGGAAGGGTTCAATTCATGACAGAGTCATttctcctcctccgcctctccctccttctctgcttCTTCCTCATCTTCTTTGTCCTCTTCCTCGTCTTCTTCTTTGTCCTCTTCGTTGTCGGTATTGGCGTTGGGAACCCAGAGTCCTGAGTCAATACACCTCTTCATGTGGCCCTTTGCCTCCTGCGGAAACCCACAACAcacaggttagagttagagagagagttagttaaAGAGttaagagagttagagagagagttagagagagttagtttgttagagagagagagacaggagacactcACCATGGGGTCCATCTTGCTGATAGCTTCCTGCAGCATTGAGATGTCTTTATCATCAAAACACTTCTTCATTTCCTGTGTAACAGGATGTGACATCACAAGATACAGGTCAAAAAAGGAGGCTGGGGTTGGCGACCACTTCCCCTGAATATATGGCCATAGGTTACTGACTGTTATGATgaagatgttgagatgtgtctctgtctgtctgtgtgtctctctgtgtgtctgtctctctgggtatgactgactgactgtctgtgtgtgtctctctgtatgtgtgtctctgtgtgcgcgtctcactgtgtgtgtgtgtgttacctctggCAGAGACTTGTAGACTTCCACagggtccagtctgttctgtctctctgtgtgtgtgtctctctctgtgtctgtgtgtgtgtgtgtgtgtctctctctctctctgtatatgtgtgtgtgtgtgtgtgtgtgtgtctctctccctctgtatatgtgtatgtgtgtgcgcgtctctctctctgtgtgtgtgtgtgtgcgcgcgcgtctctctgtgtgtgtgtgtgtgtgttttacctctgGCAGAGTGTTGTAGACTTCCACAGGGTCCAGTCTGttccgtctctctgtgtgtgtgcgtctctctctgtgtgtgtgtgtgtgtgcgtctctctctgtgcgtgtgtgtgtgtctctctctgtgtgtgtgtgttacctctggCAGAGTATCGTAGACTTCCACAGggtccagtccacctggccccagtctgttctgtctctcctcctcctcatactcCTCCATAGCCTTTAACAATGAGTTTATTCTTTTCATTTTGAACCTTTTGCCTCATATTTCactctatgtacagttgaagtcagaagtttacatacaccttaatcaAATACATaaatcacaattcctgacatttaatcctagtaaaaatgtcctgtcttagatcagttaggatcaccatattttaagaatgttaaatgtcataataatagtagagagaatgattgatttatttcatcacattcccagtgggccagaagtttacacaaacaatttaaaggcaaatactaattgagtgtaacttgggtcaaatgtttcaggtagccttccacaagcttcccacaataagttgggtgaattttggcacattcctcctgacagagctggtgtaacttgagtcaggtttgtaggcctccttgctcgcacacacttttatcagttctgcccacaaattttgactttgtccttaagccatgttGTCACCGTTTTGGAacaatgcttggggtcattgtccatttggaagacccatttgcgaccaagctttaacttcctgactgatgtcttgagatgttgcttcaatatatccacataattttccatcctcatgattccttccattttgtgaagtgcaccattccctcctgcagcaaagcacctccacaacatgatgctgccacccccgtgcttcacggttgggatagtgttcttcagcttgcaagcctcccctttttccttcaaacataacgatggtcattatggccgaacaatttttgtttcatcagaccagaggacatttcttcaaaaagtacgatctttgtccccatgtgcagttgcaaaccgtagtctgtcttttatggcggttttggagcagtggcttcttccttgctgagcgacctttcaggttatgtcgatataggactagttttactgtggatatagatgcttttgtacttttgtttcctccaggatcttcaaggtccgttgctgttgttctgggattgagttgcacttttctcaccaaagcacgttcatctctaggagacagaatgcgtctccttcctgagcggtatagacgtctacgtggtcccatggtgtttatactattgtttgtacagataaacgtggtaccttcaggcgtttggaaatttctcccaaggatgaagcagacttgtggaggtccacaaaggtcttggctgatttccccttgatgtcaagcaaagaggcactgagtttgaaggtaggccttgaaatacatccacagtcaacttagtgtatgtaaacttctgacccactggaattgtgaatcagtgaattattagtgaaataatccatctgtaaacaattgttggaaaaatgacttgtgtcgttgcacaaagtagatgtcctaacccacttgccaaaactatagtttgttaacaagaaatttgtggagtggttgaaaaacaagttttaatgactccaacatgagtgtatgtaaacttctgacttcaactgtatgtatgtattttaGTATTCGGTTCATCAGGACCagaaaagtaataataataatatatgccatttagcagacgcttttatccaaagcgacttacagtcatgtgtgcatacattctacgtatgggtggtcccggggatcgaacccactaccctggcattacaagcgccatgctctaccaactgagctaaaagTGTGAACGTCAGAATGCTTTTGGATTCAATATCGCTTTGAACTTCTCCCACTTCCATAAAAACACCTCTAAACACCTTGAagcaagagagaaaaacaaaatgGAGGGAAAATTACCTTTTGTATCCTGATCTTAGCTCTGCCTCGAACTCTCTCTTTAAAGGACTCCAGCTCATCAGTAAAGGCCTCCTGATAGGGCTGGTcggcagtctgacagacagagagagagagagagagacagtgttacACAGtagagtctgacagacagagagagagagagagagagacagtgttacACAGtagagtctgacagacagagagaggggtgtcagtgtacacagtagagtctgacagacagagagaggggtgtcagtgtacacagtagagtctgacagacagagagaggggtgtcagtgtacacagtagagtctgacagacagagagaggggtgtcagtgtacacagtagagtctgacagacagagagacagaggtgtcagtgtacacagtagagtctgacagacagagagacagacagagagagaggtgtcagtgtacacagtagagtctgacagacagagagacagaggtgtcagtgtacacagtagagtctgacagacagagagacagacagagagagaggtgtcagtgtacacagtagagtctgacagacagagagacagaggtgtcagtgtacacagtagagtctgacagacagagagacagacagagagagaggtgtcagtgtacacagtagagtctgacagacagagagacagaggtgtcagtgtacacagtagagtctgacagacagagagaggggtgtcagtgtacacagtagagtctgacagacagagagaggggtgtcagtgtacacagtagagtctgacagacagagagacagaggtgtcagtgtacacagtagagtctgacagacagagagacagacagagagagaggtgtcagtgtacacagtagagtctgacagacagagagacagaggtgtcagtgtacacagtagagtctgacagacagagacagaggtgtcagtgtacacagtagagtctgacagacagacagacagagagagagagagaggtgtcagtgtacacagtagagtctgacagacagagagagagagagacagaggtgtcagtgtacacagtagagtctgacagacagaggatatatacagtgttACACAGtagagtctgacagacagagagagagagagacagaggtgtcaGTGTACACAGTAGATACACGCGTGAAGttaaaacatcaactcaaagCCGGGATTCAATCAAAGGAGTCGTTATCGACTAGAAAACAAGGCTTTTCATTTAAAAAGGTCATTTCCACTTGACCCGATATGTGCAGCGTTTCTGTCTGTAATACAATAACGCGTCTCTGATTGAATATCGGCCTTTTAAATGAACAAGAGGCAACACACACCTTGATCTTTTGGAAGAACTCTCTGAAACATCCTCGAGGGTCGATCTTCAGGCTCTTAGCCAACTCTAAGATGAACTGCATCACTATGGTCTGATGGGCTACCTGATCCATCAAACCAtgtttctacacacacaccacacacacacacacacacaaagatgtaaacacacacacacacaatatctgtgaaacacccccccccctcctccaggtCGATACACATGATAACCAGGAAGTTAGCGcccccccctcacctcctccacctccaggtcGATACACATGATAACCAGGAAGtcactcccccacctcctccacctccaggtcGATACACATGATAACCAGGAAGTCaccccccctcacctcctccacctccaggtcGATACACATGATGACCAGGAAGTCACCCCCCCCTCACCTCCAGGTCGATACACATGATGACCAGGAAGTcacccccctcacctcctccacctccaggtcGATACACATGATAACCAGGAAGTCAccccccacctcctccacctccaggtcGATTCACATGATACGCAGGAAGTCACCCCCCTCGcctcctccacctccaggtcGATACACATGATAACCAGGAAGTCACCCCCCCCCTCACCTCATCCACCTCCAGGTCGATACACATGATGACCAGGAAGTTAGCCGTCTCTTCACACACCAGGTAAGGGTGGTCAGACAGGTACTTCTGACTGTCCTCCCAACGCCGAAGCAtccctacacacacaggttaggaagagaagaagagagaaagagagggagagtagaataCAGACATTAATTGGTTTAGTTGTGTggtgttataacagacagagaagtgttgttataacagacagagagagagagaagtgttgttataacagacagagagagagagaagtgttgttataacagacagagagagagagagagaagtgttgttataacagacagagagagagagagagaagtgttgttataacagacagagagagagagagagagaagtgttgttataacagacagagagagagagagagagaagtgttgttataacagacagagagagagagaagtgttgttataacagacagagagagagagaagagttgttataacagacagagagagagaagagttgttataacagacagagagagagagaagtgttgttataacagacagagagagagagaagtgttgttataacagacagagagagagagaagtgttgttataacagacagagagagagagaagtgttgttataacagacagagagagaagtgttgttataacagacagagagagagagaagcgttgttataacagacagagagagagagaagcgttgttataacagacagagagagagagaagcgttgttataacagacagagagagagaagtggtcttataacagacagagagagagaagtgttgttataacagagagacagagagaagtgttataacagacagagagagaagtgttgttataacagagagacagagagagagaagagttgttataacagagagacagagagagagaagagttgttataacagacagagagagagagaagtgttgttataacagagagacagagagaagtgttataacagacagagagagaagtgttgttataacagagagacagagagagagaagagttgttataacagagagacagagagagagaatagttgttataacagacagagagagagagaagtgttgttataacagagagacagagagagagaagtgtagaATACAGATATTAAATGGTTTAGTTGTGTGGTGTTGAAACTCACCAAAGTGTTTGATCTCTTTCTTGTGTTTATCTACAAAAGTCTGGTGTTTCTCCTCCTTCTGTTCCTCCGTCTCTTCGGTCACTTCCGGTTTGATGTTCAAAATACTCTGGAGGAAGacgggatggagaggaggggggtagagatAAATATATTTTCAGTGGACAAGACAGTGGACACTAGAGGAATAACATGTGACATCAGTAGTTGGTGGTAATAGGCCATATCTTCACGATGTATCCTTCAACAAAGTAATGCATTGTCTTCCTATCTCACCTGGCTGAAGCCCTCTTTGTTGAGGGAGTGGTGTATCTCTATATCACCTGGCTGAAGCCCTCTTTGTTGAGggagtggtgtatctctatctcACCTGGCTGAAGCCCTCTTTGTTGAGggagtggtgtatctctatctcACCTGGCTGAAGTCCTCTTTGTTGAGggagtggtgtatctctatctcACCTGGCTGAAGCCCTCTTTGTTGAGggagtggtgtatctctatctcACCTGGCTGAAGCCCTCTTTGTTGAGggagtggtgtatctctatctcACCTGGCTGAAGCCCTCTTTGTTGAGggagtggtgtatctctatctcACCTGGCTAAAGCCCTCTTCGTTGAGggagtggtgtatctctatctcACCTGGCTGAAGCCCTCTTTGTTGAGGGAGTGATATATCTCTATCTCACCTGGCTGAAGCCCTCTTTGTTGAGggagtggtgtatctctatctcACCTGGCTGAAGCCCTCTTTGTTGAGGGAGTGATGTATCTCTATCTCACCTGGCTGAAGCCCTCTTTGTTGAGGGAGTGATGTATCTCTATCTCACCTGGC
Proteins encoded in this window:
- the LOC124030528 gene encoding hsp90 co-chaperone Cdc37-like, which gives rise to MAECKRRLEEVQYRVKELEEEGKKEGEEERKTALSKAQAEEKKYRKDQRLWEKKMEEHRREEKKMPWNVDTLSKEGFSKSILNIKPEVTEETEEQKEEKHQTFVDKHKKEIKHFGMLRRWEDSQKYLSDHPYLVCEETANFLVIMCIDLEVDEKHGLMDQVAHQTIVMQFILELAKSLKIDPRGCFREFFQKIKTADQPYQEAFTDELESFKERVRGRAKIRIQKAMEEYEEEERQNRLGPGGLDPVEVYDTLPEEMKKCFDDKDISMLQEAISKMDPMEAKGHMKRCIDSGLWVPNANTDNEEDKEEDEEEDKEDEEEAEKEGEAEEEK